A portion of the Cryptomeria japonica chromosome 5, Sugi_1.0, whole genome shotgun sequence genome contains these proteins:
- the LOC131042546 gene encoding antimicrobial peptide 1-like, translating into MEKINVLKFMGVLLVCLLILMPSVGSNFISFQGPGCALPGTVIMSCGYCLPIFENYHSGYSFRYYDGQPAYLYNSDKCEGTPDTELAATTEDCNGFGWSSIFIQCS; encoded by the coding sequence ATGGAGAAAATTAATGTTTTGAAGTTTATGGGAGTATTGCTTGTATGTCTCTTGATTTTAATGCCTTCTGTGGGTAGTAATTTTATTTCGTTCCAAGGGCCTGGGTGTGCACTCCCGGGTACTGTTATCATGTCTTGTGGTTATTGTTTACCTATATTCGAAAACTACCACTCAGGATATAGTTTTCGATACTATGACGGACAGCCTGCGTATCTTTATAATTCTGATAAATGCGAGGGTACACCAGATACTGAGCTTGCTGCCACTACAGAGGACTGCAATGGTTTTGGGTGGAGTAGTATCTTCATTCAGTGCTCATAA